The following nucleotide sequence is from Borrelia coriaceae.
TGTCTTATTTTAGATAATAATTCTTTAACTAATACTTGATACTTAGAATTTTTATCTTTATCCCTTCTTGCAACAGTAACACAATCCATCAAAATATCATTAAAACCTATCTCAATTCGTATTGGAATTCCTTTAAGTTCAGCAGCAGCAAATCTAAATCCTGGTGAATTCTTGGTATCTCTATCAATCTCCACTCTCAACTTTGCTTCTTTTAAAATATTAAAAATAGCAGTAGAATATTCAAGAATCTTTTTATTAGCTTCATCATCTCTTTTAAAAATAGGAACAATAATAACCTCAATTGGTGCTATTTTGGGTGGTAATATCAAACCTTTGTTATCAGAATGAACCATAATCAATGCCCCAATTAACCTGGTTGAAACTCCCCAACTAGTAGCAAAAACATAATCCATCTCACCTTTCTTATTTTGGAACTTAACATCAAAAGCCTTAGCAAAATTCAATCCCAAATAATGAGATGTTCCTGCTTGCAAAGCTTTCTTATCTTGCATTAATGCTTCAAGCGTGTAAGTAGATATAGCACCTGCAAATTTTTCCCTCTCTGTTTTTTTGCCACAAAATACAGGAATAGCTAAGTAATCTTCAACAAACCTTTTATAAAGGTTTAAAATAAATAAAGTCTCTTCTAAAGCTTCCTCAGCAGTCTCATGAGCAGTATGACCTTCTTGCCACAAAAACTCAGTGGTACGAATAAATGGTCTTGTCCTTTTTTCCCAACGAATAATATTTGCCCATTGATTTATTTTAACAGGCAAATCTCTATAAGACTTTATCCATTTGCTATACATATTCCAAATAATGGTCTCAGAAGTAGGTCTTAAAACTAAAGGCTCGACTAATGCTTCACCACCAGCAGTTGTAATAACGGCAAGTTCTGGTGAAAATCCGTTAACATGTTCTTTTTCTCTCTCTAAAAATTCATAAGGAATCAGTAAAGGAAAATATGCATTCTCATGTCCTGTCTCTTTAAGCTTATAATCAAGTATACTCTTAATTCTCTCCCAAATAGCATACCCATAAGGCATAATAACCATACAACCTTTAACAGGACTGTAATCAACAAGTTTTGCCTTTTGTACTATGTCTAAATACCACTTAGAAAATTCCTCTTCCTTTGAAGAAATAAAATTACCCATAAACCTCACCCTTTTTAAAAAATTTTAGGCATCAAAAACAATGATGCAACTTACCTTAAAAAGCAAAAAATTTCTTTTGGTTTATAATCAATGACATTCTATTTATAATAATTATTCAACTAAATGTTATTTAAATCTTCAATCTGCACACCCTAATCTTTACCAATAGAAAAACAGTAAAAACGTCAAATAAAAATCATACATTAAAATATATATTTAAAAAACATAAAAAAGAATAAAAACAAACTTACCAACCTGTAACTCAAATTCATAATTAAATTTATATTTATATTAAAAATATGTCAAACATATTTTTAATATAAATCTTTGCTCTAATATTTATTTTTATAAGTTGAAAAAATATGTTCGTATTTCACAATAAATTTCTCAAAAAAATACACACAAAAAAACTTATAGGTTTAACTAGAATATCATGTCAAAAAATTAAACTAAAAAATAGCTTAAAGAATACCATTAATAACTTTTTCTCCAATAAAATCAAAAAAAATAAACCTCATTTCTACAGCTTAAAACTGTTAAAGCTATGTTGATATGAAAAAAAACTTAATATCAAAAATATACAAAACAAAAAAAAACACAGAAAAATTTGCTCATAAAAAATCCCTTAATATCTTATATTTTATGAAATATAATTTTAAAAATTATATACACCTAATCAAACATAAGGTGAAGGAGAATTTATGAAAATATTATTGCAACTGATTATGATTTTTGTAGCAAGTCTATCTTTTGCTACAAAAATTGATACATCTGCTCTTAATAAAATATTAAATGAGCAAGAAATCCAACATAAATCATTTGGAATAGGGTTTGGAATTGGAAACCCTATAACTAATATCATAATTAATTTCCCATACGTAGATATAGATATTGGATATGGGGGGTTCAACGGACTACACCCTAACAATTTCGTACCTTATATTGTTTTTGGAACTGATATCTTATTACAAAAAGAAATTTATCAGAATACAATGATCACTAGCGGGCTTGGCATAGGCTTAGATTTATCTCCAATAAAACCAAACGAAAAAGATGCATCAAGCATACAAACAGATGATAGTACAAACAAACAAGAAGAATTTTCACTCACTTCGCCTAACAATAGGTTGGGAATTGTTCTTAGGTTTCCTATTATCTTAGAATATAGTTTTTTGACAAATGTTGTAATAGGATTCAAAGCTGTGACTACAATTGGTGGAACAATGATATTCAATCCCACATCAATGGAAGGAATTAGATTTGGATTTTTTGCTTTTGGATTCATAAAAATATACATATAAGGAAAAATCAATGAAAAAAAATGCTCTGTCAGTATTTATATTACTCTTAATATCTAATTCAAACCATTTTGCATTTTCTCAATCCAATAATGCTTATTTCATCCAATGTCAACAAGAAAATGATGGAACCATTTGTATCACAAACGATAAACCTATTATTA
It contains:
- a CDS encoding DUF3996 domain-containing protein; the protein is MKILLQLIMIFVASLSFATKIDTSALNKILNEQEIQHKSFGIGFGIGNPITNIIINFPYVDIDIGYGGFNGLHPNNFVPYIVFGTDILLQKEIYQNTMITSGLGIGLDLSPIKPNEKDASSIQTDDSTNKQEEFSLTSPNNRLGIVLRFPIILEYSFLTNVVIGFKAVTTIGGTMIFNPTSMEGIRFGFFAFGFIKIYI
- the proS gene encoding proline--tRNA ligase, whose product is MGNFISSKEEEFSKWYLDIVQKAKLVDYSPVKGCMVIMPYGYAIWERIKSILDYKLKETGHENAYFPLLIPYEFLEREKEHVNGFSPELAVITTAGGEALVEPLVLRPTSETIIWNMYSKWIKSYRDLPVKINQWANIIRWEKRTRPFIRTTEFLWQEGHTAHETAEEALEETLFILNLYKRFVEDYLAIPVFCGKKTEREKFAGAISTYTLEALMQDKKALQAGTSHYLGLNFAKAFDVKFQNKKGEMDYVFATSWGVSTRLIGALIMVHSDNKGLILPPKIAPIEVIIVPIFKRDDEANKKILEYSTAIFNILKEAKLRVEIDRDTKNSPGFRFAAAELKGIPIRIEIGFNDILMDCVTVARRDKDKNSKYQVLVKELLSKIRHELETMQCELFNRALEFRNLHTKEIIGFKENDYATFKTYINEDLGFVLSSWCGNEVCEESIKNDTKATIRCIPEEFKNRSLNDLTCIYCSTAAKYLVLFARAY